The Polyangium aurulentum genomic interval ACGGCGAAGGCGCGGAAGGCGAAGGCGACGAACGGGATCGCCGCCGGGCCCGCGTCGACGACCTGCAGGCCCTCGAGATCGTGGAACTCGAGCATGCCGGCCGGGAGGCTGCGGAACAGGCCCCGGCGGAAGGCGACGAGGACGCTCTTTCTGCGCTCCTCGCTCCAGCCCGAGGGCATCGCGATCGCGTAGCGCGTGTGGATGCCGCGCGTGCGGTGGTTGACGTTCAGGCCGATGTAGTAGGCGTAAAGCTCGATGGGATCGAACGGGTCGTGCGCGCCGATGCCGTCCTCGTCGATGATGGGCGGCGCCGGGCGGCGGAGCTGCTCGACGGTCTCGGGATCGCCGTAGCCGCGGATCGCGACCTTCTCCCGGTTCTCGACGCGCTCGCGCAGCATGGGCAGGTGCGTGAGCGTGCAGGCCGCGGTCGAGAGCGTGTCGCCCTGCTTGCGCGCCGCGCGCGCCGCGTGCCCGACGGTCACCTCGCCCCAGCGCGTCATCGGCAGGATCACCCGATCGCGCCACGCCTTGAGGGTTTTCCCGAGCTGCTCGAAGCTGATCTCGGTCGGGTTCTCGTAGTCGGCCGAGACCACGGGCGCGCCCGTCGCGCCGATGCGCACCAGCTCCGCCTGGCTCCTCTCGCCGCGCAGCGCGACGACCGTGGTCGACGCGCCCAGATCGATCGCGACCCACTCCTTGAGCACGTCGCGCTTCGGATCGCGGCGCTTGATCTCGGGCGGCACCGCGTCCTTGTCCGTGCGGCCGATGCGCTGGTGCAGGCCGACGACCTTGCCCTGGCGCAGGATCGCGATCTGGGTCTGTCCGACGTAGCGCGCGCCCGTCCACAGGCCGCCCGACGGGTCGGTGAGCAGGTAGCCCTTGATCACGGGCAGGTTCGCCACGACCTGCGGGAACAGATCGGCGAGGTTGTCCGCGGAGGCGGCGCCGTCGTAGCGCTCCACCTTGATGGCGGGGCTGTAGTAGTCCTGCGCGCCGGCGCCGTAGATGCGCGGCGTGGTCTGGATCAGCTTGAGATACGGCACCGGGCTCGTGTGCTCGTCCAGGCGGAACTCCTGGTAGAGCTTGCTCGGGCCGATGAGGTTCTCCATCTCGGGCCCGACGCGAGGCACGCTCGCGTTCATCTCGGTGCCGAAATAGAGGAACTTCGTCGGCGCGCCGCCGGTGAAGGCCGCGATCCGCACCTCGATGAACGACGACTGCCCGGCCGGCAGCGGAGGCAGCGGGATCGTGTAATCGAGCACCAGCGTCGTCGACCAGGGCTGATCGAATAGGCGCGACTCCCAGCGCGTCGCCAGAGTGGGAAAGCTCCGGCCCTCCAGCGCCACGAGCCTCTCGGCCTCGCGCAGATGGGCGTCGTCGATCGACAGCTCATAGAGCGGCATACCGGGCGACGTTAACACGAAGATCGGCGGGTTCGTGCAATGGTCTCGTGGGGCTCCGCGGAGGGTTTCCCGGTCCACGCCGCCCGCCCTCTGCCGGATGGGCCGGCACACCGCTCACGGCGCCGCCCTGACGGCGCCGCCCCATGGGCCGGCCGCAGGGTCCCGTGGTAGGATGTGGCCGTGTTAGATTCCTTCCGCTTGCAGGCGGCCTCGCGATGAGCCTCGAGACCGGCCAGATCATCGACGGCAAGTACAAGATCGTGCGCCTGCTCGGCACCGGAGGGATGGGCGCGGTCTACGAGGGCGAGAACACGCGCATCCGGCGCCGCGTCGCGATCAAGGTCCTGCACGCGAGCGTCTCCCAGGCCGCCGAGAGCGTGGCCCGCTTCGAGCGCGAGGCGCAGGCCGCGGCGCGCATCGGATCCGACCACATCTGCGAGGTCCTCGATCTCGGCGTCCTGCCCGACGGCGCCCGTTACATGGTGATGGAGTACCTCGACGGCGAGACCCTCGGCGCGCGCATCAAGCGCATGCACAGGCTCGGGCCCGCGCAGAGCATCCCCATCATGACGCAGGTGCTCGACGCCCTCGGCGCCGCCCACGCGGCCGGCATCGTTCACCGCGATCTGAAGCCGGACAACATCTTCATCGTGCCGACCAAGGCCGGCCGCGCCGACTTCATCAAGATCCTCGACTTCGGCGTCTCGAAGTTCTCGCAGCTCAGCGGCGACGGCAGCGGCGACGAGTTCAACGTCACGCGCGCCGGCGCCGTCATCGGCACGCCCTACTACATGTCCCCCGAGCAGGCGCGCGGCATGGCCACCGTCGACGGCCGCAGCGACATCTACGCGATCGGCGTCGTGCTCTACCAGGCGACCACGGGCCAGGTGCCCTTCCGGGCCGAGACGTTCAACGAGCTGCTCTTCAAGATCGCGCTCGAGGTCCCCCCGCCCCCGCAGCAGTTCGTGCCCGACATCGATCCGGACTTCTCCGGGATCATCCAGCGCGCGATGTCGCGCGAGCAGATCCACCGCTTCCAGACCTGCGCCGAGTTCCGCGACGCGCTGCTCGCCTGGCAGGCCGCGAAGGCGGCCGGTGCGCCGATCGGCGCGATGGCCCCTGCGGTCGCGGGCGGGCAGATGCGGCCCTCGATTCCCACGGTGCCGCCCTTCACGCAGACGGCGCCCCCGCACATGACCGCCACGCCGCAGCCCGGCGCGCTCGGGGGCATGAGCACGCCGCAGCCGCAGCAGC includes:
- a CDS encoding serine/threonine protein kinase, producing MSLETGQIIDGKYKIVRLLGTGGMGAVYEGENTRIRRRVAIKVLHASVSQAAESVARFEREAQAAARIGSDHICEVLDLGVLPDGARYMVMEYLDGETLGARIKRMHRLGPAQSIPIMTQVLDALGAAHAAGIVHRDLKPDNIFIVPTKAGRADFIKILDFGVSKFSQLSGDGSGDEFNVTRAGAVIGTPYYMSPEQARGMATVDGRSDIYAIGVVLYQATTGQVPFRAETFNELLFKIALEVPPPPQQFVPDIDPDFSGIIQRAMSREQIHRFQTCAEFRDALLAWQAAKAAGAPIGAMAPAVAGGQMRPSIPTVPPFTQTAPPHMTATPQPGALGGMSTPQPQQPPGVEGSAQATANAWGNASSAGNASPPRPQRSMALVSLLVGVVALGGLGVAGYLFFGKKDPGQAGGAVATATPTIAPTPTPTPTPTPTPTEAKTPEPPEGTTADAPAASASAASTTAPPLGLSAKPAGSFTFPKPSGSSKTTKKNGGGGTDFGY